In the Streptomyces sp. SJL17-4 genome, GCGGGCGACGGCGTTCGCCACGCGCGCGTGGGCGGCGGCCGCGGCCTCGGGGCCCCGCCCGAAGGTGTCGGCGTCGCGGTCGCAGTGCCACTCGTCGTACGAGGCGTCCTGGAACTGGAGCTGGAAGGAACGCACCCCGAGCGCCCACATCGCGTCGATCTTCCGCGTCAGCGCCGCCATGTCACCGGGCGAGGACAGGCACATGGACTGGGCGGGCGCCACGGCCCAGCCGAGCGTCACGTGGTTGGCGCGGGCCCGCTCGGCGAGCGCGCGGAACTCGGCCTGCTGCGCCGCCGGGTAGGGCTCGCGCCACTGCACGCCCCGGTACGGGTCGTCGCCGGGCGCGTACAGATAGCGGTTCTGCTTGGTCCGGCCCAGGAAGTCGATCTGCGCGAGCCGCTGTGCGGCCGTCCAGGGGGTCCCGTAGAAGCCCTCGGTGATCCCGCGCTCGGCCGTGCCCGGCCAGTCGCGCACGACGACCCCCGGTAGCTCCCGGCCACTGCCGAGGAGCTGACGCAGCGTCTGCACGGCGTGGAACAGTCCGTCGTCGCCCACCCCGTCCAGGACGACCGTGTCCCGGCCCCCGAGGCGGCCCGTGGCGAGCCGGTAGCCGCCACGCGGCAGATCGAGCCGGTCGGGCACGCGCAGGGCGCTCAGCGCGTCCTCGGCGGCCTCGCCCGAGGGGCCCGCGGCCCGGAAGAGCGGTCCCCGGCCCGGGAGCCCGGTGTGGACGGTCCGCACCCCGGCGGCCCGCAGCAGCTCGCGCAGGGCGGCGAGGGCGTACGGATCGGCGTCGGCGTCCGCGAGCAGGGTCACCTCGTCCCCGAGGGGTACGGCGGATCCGGCGGCGGTCAGCGACTGCGGACGCGGCCAGACGGCGGGCACGCGCGCGGAGCCGGCGTCGGCGGAGGCGGCGGAGCCCGCGGAGGGGGCCGTGGTGGAGGAAGCCGTAGGGGCGACCGGGTCGGCCGGGGCGCTCGGCGCCGTCGGAACCCTCGGCGCTGTCGGGGTGAACGGCGCTGTCGGGGTGAACGGCGCGGCCTTCGGGCGTTCGTTCGGGGCCGTCCCCGGGACCGCCTGCGCCGAGCCCGGCACCGCGCCGCCGAGGAGGCCGCCGATGACGGCGGCGGCGACCGCCGTCGCGGTGCGCCTGCTGTGCCCGAGGTGCCCGAGGTGCACGGGGATCTCCCTTCGGCCGGGGCCGCCGGCCGCTCGCCGGTTTGGTCACGAGTGGGTCACGAGCCCACCACCCGTCGCACGGAGGTGTCAATGCGCGTGGCCGATGTGTCGGCTTTGCCCGGCGAGCCGTCGGCGAGGTGACGTCACTCCGCCACATTCCGCCGGTAAAACGAGGTGCGGTGGGTAGGGCTCAGTCGTTACCCAAGTCCCACCAGTCGAGACGAATCGGGAGACCCCCGTGACCACGACCGCCCCGCACCTCGGACGGATACGGATTCCGCAGCAGCCGGCCCGCGCCGACGAGCCGCTGACCAGCGAACCGCCGCTCCCCGACGCCGCGCCCCTCACCAGCGAACCGCCGCTGACCGTCGCGGCCCCCCTCACCAGCGAACCCACCGCCCCAGGAAGTGCGGGCACGGAGTCCCCCGGAGTGTGAAGTGACCCTGGCCCGTCTCGCCGCCCGTCACGGCGTCGCCACCGCCTACAGCCCCTCCGCGGGCGTCACCGTGCCCGTGCCGGACGCCACCGTGGTGACCGTCCTCGGCGCCCTCGGTGTGGACGCGGCGACACCGGAAGCGGTCGCCGCGGCCCTCGACGCGGCCGAACGGGCCGACGGGGAGCGTCTGTTGCCCCCGACCCTGGTCCAGTGGCGCGGCGCGGAGCCCGCCCGCCCGCCGGCGGACCTGGCGCCCGGCACCCGGCTCCGGGTCACCACCGAGGACGGCGCCGTCGTCACCGGCCAGGACTGGGAGCACCTTCCCCTCGGCGTCCACACGGTCGAGGCGCAGGCCCCCGACGGGCGCGGCGCCACCGCCACCCTGATCGTCGCCCCCGCGCGCGTGCCCGCCCCCGAGCGGCGCGCGTACGGGCTGCTCGTCCAGCTCTACTCGCTGCTCTCCACCCGCTCCTGGGGCATGGGCGACCTCGGCGACCTGCGGGAACTCGCCACCTGGGCCGGTCGCACGCACGGCGCCGGCTTCGTCCAGGTCAACCCGCTCCACGCGGGCGTGCCCGGGGCCCCGAGCGACCCCTCCCCGTACCGCCCGTCCTCACGCCGCTTCCCCGACCCGGTCCATCTGCGGATCGAGGAGATCCCCGAGTACGCCCTGATCGGCCCCGAGCGCCGCGAGGAGCTCGACCTGATCCTCGCCGACGCCGCCGACCTGCGGGAACGGGTCCTCGGCAAGGGCGCGGTGATCGACCGGGACGCCGTGTGGGAGATCAAGCGGCGCGCCCTCGAACTCGTCGTCGGCGGTGTGGAACTCGGCCCCGGGAGACGCGCCGACTTCCATGACTTCCTCGCCGCGCGCGGCCGTGCCCTGGAGGACCACGCCACCTACCAGGCCCTCGCCGAGCGGCACGGCCACCGCTGGCGGACCTGGCCCGAGGAGCTGCGCGCCCCGCGCACGGCGGAGGCCGTCGTCCGCGACGACCCCGCCCTCGCCGCCCGCGTCGACTTCCACTGCCGGCTCGCCTGGCTGACGGACCGGCAGCTCGCCGACGCCGCCGCTGCCGCCCGCGAGGCAGGGATGGAGGTCGGGATCGTCCACGACCTGGCGGTCGGCGTCCACCCGGAGGGCTCCGACGCCTGGGCCCAGCAGGACGCCTTCGCGGCCGGCATGTCGGTCGGCGCCCCGCCCGACGCCTTCAACTCCCGCGGCCAGGACTGGGGCCTGCCGCCCTGGCGGCCCGACGCCCTGGCCGCCGCCGGCTACGCCCCGTACCGCGGGCTCCTGCGCGAACTCCTGCGCCACGCGGGCGCGCTGCGCATCGACCATGTGATGGGCCTGTTCCGCCTCTGGTGGGTGCCGGAGGGCCGCGAGCCCACCGAGGGCACCTACGTCCGGTACGACGCCGAGGCGATGCTCGCCGTCCTGGTCCTGGAGGCCCACCGCGCCGGGGCCCTCGTCATCGGCGAGGACCTCGGCACGGTCGAGTCCGGTGTACGGGAGGAGCTGGCCGCCCGCGGGGTGTTCGGCACCTCCGTGCTCTGGTTCGAGCGGGACTGGGCGCACTCCGGTCGCCCGCTGGCCCCGGCCGAGTGGCGTGCCGCGTGCGTGGCCACCGCCACCACCCATGACCTGCCTCCGACCGCCGCCCGGCTCTCCGGCGACCACGTCACCCTGCGGCACCGCCTCGGTCTGCTCTCCGGAGACCTGGCGCGCGAGCGGGCCTCGGACGCGGCCGAGACCGCCGAGTGGCTGGGCCTGTTCCAGCGGCTCGGGCTGCTCCCGGAGGGCGCGGGGGGCGAAGAGGCCGAGATCAGGGCCGTCCACCGGTTCCTGCTCGACACCCCGGCCCGGATGGTCGGGGTCTGGCTGCCGGACGCGGTGGGGGACCGCAGACCGCAGAACCTGCCGGGCACCTGGGACGAGTACCCCAACTGGCGGCTGCCGCTCGCGGACGCGGACGGGCAGCCGATGACCCTGGAGCGCCTCGCCGCCTCGCCGCGGGCACACGCCCTGCTGCGCGAACTCCACGCGCGTACGGCGGTCCCGGAGACAGGTACGCCCCTCTCCGAAGCCCGCGCGACCCCTTCCGACGCCCGTACGGCACCCTCCGACGCCCGTACGGCACCCCCGGGCGCGCGGTCCGATTAGCTGTTCGCTACGTTTGCACCGTGGACAAGAAGAACGCACTGCGCGCCGGCTCGCTCGCGGCCGGCACGACGCTGATGATGCTGCTCATGTCGTCCCCCGCGCTCGCGCTCACCCGCGACGACGGCGACGACCCGGCCCCCAAGCTGGAGGTCATCGAGACCCTCGGCCTGTTCGTGGCCGCACCGCTGGTGCTGTTCCTGGTGATCGCCGGTCTGGTGATGTTGCTCGACAAGTCCAAGAAGGCCTGACCGCCTCCTCTTCCGCTCCGCCGAGGGCGCCGCACGGTACGACGTACCGTGCGGCGCCCTCGCGTGCGTCCAGCCCCTTTCAGCGGCCCGGTGTCGGCCTCACGCGGTGGTCGCGAGCAGCTTCCGCAGCAGCCCGGCCAGCTGCGCCGCCTCCTCCTCGCTGAGTGCGCCCTCCAGGGCCGCCCGCTGCTGCGCCAGACCGGCAGCGACGGACTGGTCCACCAGCTCCCGGCCGTGCTCGGTGAGCGTGACCCGCAGCCCGCGCCGGTCGTGCGGGTCGGGGCTGCGGGTGACGAGCCCCGCCTTCTCCAGCTTGTCCAGCCGGCCGGTCATCCCACCGGTGGTGATCATCAGCGTCGCCGTCAGCTCGCGCGGCGAGAGCGTGTACGGCTCCCCTGAGCGGCGCAGGGTCGCGAGGACGTCGAACTCCCCGAGCGTCAGGCCGTAGGGCGCGTACGCCTTGTCCACCCGGCCGCGCATCGCGTTCGCGAGCCGGTAGATCCGCCCGAAGACGGCCATCGGCACGGTGTCCAGGTCGGGGCGGACCACCGCCCACTGATCGGTGATGGCGTCGACGGCGTCGTGGGCGGGGCCGGGGCCGGGGCCGAGGGCGGTGCCGGGGGTCTTCGTGTCCATGCGAGCAGTCTCCTCTTCCGCCTGACTCGATGGCAAGAAAGCCACTTGCAAGTAAGTAGCTTAGTGGTAAGTTAATTACCGCCAAGCCAGTCCGGCCCACCCGGACCGGCACGGCCGCCCCGGCCCACCCGGACCGGCATCCGCAGCAAGGGGGAGACCGTCATGTCCCGCAAGGCAGCCGTCGTCGCACTGACCGCCCTGGCCCCGATCTCCTGGGGCTCCACCTACTTCGTCACCACGGAGTTCCTGCCGCCCGACCGGCCGCTCTTCACCGGCCTGATGCGCGCCCTGCCCGCCGGACTCCTGCTCCTGGCGCTCACCCGCAAGCTCCCGCAGGGCGCCTGGTGGTGGAAGTCCGCGGTCCTCGGAGCCCTCAACATCGGCGCGTTCTTCCCGCTGCTCTTCCTCGCCGCCTACCGGCTCCCCGGCGGCGTCGCCGCCGTCGTCGGCTCGGTCGGCCCGCTCTTCGTCGTCGGGCTCGCCGCCCTCTTCCTCGGCGAGAAGCCCACGGTGAGGACCCTGCTCACCGCGATCGCCGCCGCCCTCGGCGTCAGCCTGGTGGTCCTCAAGGCCGGTGCGGCGTTCGACACCGTCGGCGTGCTCGCGGGACTGCTCTCCTCGCTCTCGATGTCCGCGGGCGTCGTCTTCACCAAGCGCTGGGGCCGCCCCGAGGGCGTCGGCGCCCTCGCGCTCACCGGCTGGCAGCTCACCGCGGGCGGCCTGATCATCCTGCCGATCGCCTTTCTGATCGAGGGCGCCCCGCCGGCCCTGACCGGCACCAACCTGGCCGGGTACGCCTACCTCGCCTTCGGCAACACCGCGATCTCGTACTTCCTCTGGTTCCGCGGCATCGAGCGCCTCAGCGCCTCCTCCGCCACCCTCCTCGGACCGCTCTCGCCCATCACCGCCGCGATCATCGGCTGGGCTGCGCTCGGTCAGGCCCTCGGTGCGGTGCAGCTGCTCGGCATGGCGATCGCCTTCGGTGCGACCCTGGCGGGCCAGCTGGGCCCCCGTACGCCCAAGGAGGCCGGACCGGCCGCCGAGGCAGAGGTCGAACCGTTCAGCTCTGCTGAAGGAAATGGTCAGGAAGTTTCGATGGACCTGGAAGGTTCGGGAGTGCGACGGTAGGCCCCATGAGCCTGATCACCGCACGCCACCCGACCCCCGTCGTCACCCGGAAGCCGGCGCCCGCCCGAGGCGCCGGCTTCGGTGTGCTCCTCGCCCTGCTCGCCACCGTCGTCTGGTCCGGCAGCTTCGTCGCCACCCGCGACATGGCCGACTCGGTCCCACCCGTCCAGGCCGTCTTCTGGCGCTGGGTCATCGCCCTGGTCGCCGTCGCCCCCTTCGCCGCCCGCCCGTTCTGGCAGCAGCGGAAGGCGATCCGGCGGCACCTCGGATTCGTCGCGCTCGCCTCGCTCTTCGGCGTCGCGCTCTACAACACCCTGGTGCACCAGGCCGGACTGACCACCTCCGCCACCAACATGGGCATGATCATGGCCGCCTCCCCGGTGATCATGGCGGTGTGGTCCCGGCTCGGCGGCGAACGCCTCGGCGCCCGCCGCGTCCTCGGCATGCTGGCCGCCGGCATCGGCGTCCTGCTGCTCGTCGGAAAGGGCTCCCTCGCCGTCGACTTCACGGCGGGCGACCTGTGGATGTTCGCCGCGGCCCTGTCCTTCGCCTCGTACAGCGCCCTTCTCAAGCGCAAGCCCGCGGAGATCGGCGGACTCGCCTTCCTCTTCGTCACCTTCCTGCTCGGTGCGCTGATGCTCGCCCCCCTGTACGCCGTGTCCCTCGCCGTCCAGGGCGGATTCACCGTCGGCGTCGCCACCGTCGGCCCCCTGCTCTATGTGGGCGTCGCATCCTCCGCCGTCGCCTTCTTCGCCTGGAACAAGGCCATCTCCCTCATCGGCGCGGCCCGCGCGGGCGTCGTCTATTACCTCCAGCCCGTCTGCGTCGCCCTCCTGTCGTACGCGCTGCTCGGCGAGCGGCTCGGCGCCCTCGGCGTGGCCTGCATGGTGCTCATCCTCGGCGGAGTGGCCCTGAGCTCGGCCACGGGTGCGCGCAGGGCCGGATAGGTCCGGATAGGTTGCGCCCCATGACCGAGTGGGACATCAAGAAGCTCCAGATCCTCCGCACCCTCCGTGATCGCGGCACCGTCACCGCGACCGCGGAGGCGCTGCTCATGACCCCCTCGGCCGTGTCGCAGCAGCTCACCAACCTCGCCAAACAGCTCGGCGTACCCGTCCTCGAGGCCCAGGGCCGCCGGGTCAGGCTCACCGACGCCGCCCACCTCGTGCTGCGGCACGCGGAGGTGGTCTTCGCCCAGCTGGAGCGCGCCGACGCCGAACTCGACGGCTATCTGCGGGGCGAGGCCGGAGAAGTGCGGGTGGCGGCCTTCTCGACGGCCGTGCCCGCCCTCGTCGTGCCCGCGGTACGCCAGTTGCGGAGCGCGCACCCCGGGCTCGACGTCCGGATCCGGGAGGCCGAGGCGGCGGAGGCGTACGAGCTGCTCTCGGCCGGCGAGGTCGATCTGGCGCTCTCGCTCGCCGCGCACGCGCCCTCCGCGCGCGACCCCAAGTTCAGCCGGGTCCCGCTGCTCGCCGACCCCCTCGACGTGGCCCTGCCGGCCGGGCACCCGCACGCCGACGCGCCCGGCCTGCGGCTCGCCGACCTCGCCGCCGAGCCCTGGATCTTCGGCGGCTCGGGCCCCTGGTCGGAGATCACCACCGCCGCCTGCGAGGCCGCCGGGTTCGTGCCCGAGCAGGCCCACAGCGCCTCCGGCTGGACCGCGATCCTCGCCATGGTCGAGGCCGGGATGGGCGTCGCCCTGGTGCCCCGGATGGCCTCCGCGGAACGCCGGGGCGGCTCCGGGATCGTGATGCGCGTCCTCGCCGCCGACCAGCCGCGCCGCCATGTCGTCGCGGCGGTGCGCCGTGGGGCGGAGGAGGGCCCGGCGGTGGCACGGGTGCTCGCCGCGCTCCGGCAGGCGGCGACCCAGAGGGAAACCGTTCAGCAGAACTGACGGCGGCATCGTTCGACAGAGCTGAGCCCGGCACCATTCAGAAGAGCTGAAGATATCCGTCGAAAACATTCGATGGACCCACCAGGTCCCCGAGGCGCACAGTCGACGCATGACCTTCGAGACGAGCCAGGACCAGGACCCGCACGCCAACGACGCCGCCCCGTACTCCGGTGGCGACCCGTACGCCGACTACCGGACCGGTGACTTCCCCTTCACCGAGCTGGTCGACCTCGCCGACCGCCGTCTCGGCGCCGGGGTCGTCGCCGCGAACGACGAGTTCTTCGCCGAGCGGGAGAACCTCCTCGTCCGCGAGCGGGCCGTCTTCGACCCGGAGCACTTCGGGCACAAGGGCAAGATCATGGACGGCTGGGAGACCCGCCGCCGCCGTGGCGCCGACGCCGAGAACGTCTTTCCCGCCCCCGAGGACCACGACTGGGCGATCGTCCGGCTCGGCGCCCCCGGCGTGATCCGCGGGATCATCGTCGACACCGCCCACTTCCGCGGCAACTACCCGCAGCGCGTGAGCATCCAGGCCACCTCGGTGGAGGGCTCGCCCAGCCCCGAGGAGCTGCTCGACGCCAAGTGGGAGGAGCTCGTCCCGCCGACCCCCGTCCGGGGCCACGCCGCCAACGGCTTCACCGTCACCGCCGAGCGCCGCTGGACCCACCTCCGGGTCTGCCAGCACCCCGACGGCGGCATCGCCCGCCTCCGTGTCCACGGCGAGGTCGTGCCCGACCCCGAGTGGCTGGAACTGCTCGGCACCCTCGACCTGATCTCCGTACTCAACGGCGGTTCCTACGAGGACGCCTCGGACAAGTTCTACTCGTCGCCGACCCAGATCATCCTGCCCGGCACCTCCCGCAAGATGGACGACGGCTGGGAGAACCGGCGCCGCCGGGTACGCGGCACCAACGACTGGGTGCGCTTCCGGCTCGCCGCACAGGGCGCCGTCCGCGCCGTCGAGATCGACACCGCCTACCTCAAGGGCAACTCGGCCGGCTGGATCGCCCTCCAGGGACGCAACGGCGACACGGGGGAGTGGTTCGAGATCATCCCCCGCACCAAGCTCCAGCCCGACACCCTGCACCGCTTCAAGCTCCCGGCCCAGGCCGTCGTCACCCATGTCCGCCTCGACGCCTTCCCCGACGGCGGCGTCGCCCGGATGCGCCTGCACGGCGCGCTCACGGAGCAGGGCGCGGCCGGTCTGCGCGCCCGGTTCACGGCGCTCGGCGGCTGAGCACCGCCGCGAGCCACCCACTTCCGCCCGGCGGCGCGGCAGCGCACCGACGCCCGCCCGCCGGGCGGACCTCAAGCACCACGGACACAGAAGAACCTCAAGCACCCGGGACACAGAAGAAGGGGCGCCCTCCCTCGTGGGGGCGCCCCTTCCTCCGTACTAATGCACTACTTCGCCGCGGCCGCGTCCGCCGCCCGCGCCCGGAGCGCACGCTCGACGCCCGCGCGGCTCTCCGTCACCAGGCGTCGCAGCGCCGGGGCCGGGTTGTGCTCGGCGATCCAGGCGTCCGTCGCGTCCAGGGTCTCCTGCGAGACCTGGAGGCTCGGGTAGAGGCCGACCACGATCTGCTGGACGATCTCGTGGCTGCGGGTCTCCGAGATGCCCTTGATCGACGCGAAGTACTTCGCCGTGTACGGGGCGAGCAGCTCGCGCTGGTCGGCCTGGACGAAGCCGCCGATGACGGCCTCCTGCACGGCGTTCGCCAGCTTGTCGTCCTCGACGACCGAGGTCCAGGCCTCCGCCTTCGCCGCCTCCGTCGGACGGGCCGCGCGCGCGGTGGCGGCGTGGCGCTCGCCCGCCGCCGTGCGGTCCCGCTCCAGCTCGGCGGCGATCTCCGCCTCGTCGAAGCGGCCGGTGGCCGCGAGCCGCTGGACGAACGCCCAGCGCAGCTCGGTGTCGACGGCCAGGCCGTCGATCACCTGGGAGCCGTCGAGCAGCCCGGCGAGCAGGTCGAGCTCCGCGTCCGTACGGGCGGTCGCCGCGAAGGCCCGCGCCCACGCCAGCTGGTGGTCGCTGCCACCCGCGGCGGCACGCAGCTGCTCCTGGGCGAAGGCGCCCCAGCGGGCCAGGCCCGTGGCCCGCCACTCCGGCGCCGCGTACATCTCCAGGGCGGCCTTGACCTGGCCCTGGAGCGACTGGACCACGCCGATGTCGGACTCCTTGGCGACACCGGAGAGCACGAGCTCCAGGTAGTCGCGGGTGGCCAGCTCGCCGTCGCGGGTCATGTCCCAGGCCGAGGCCCAGCACAGGGCGCGCGGCAGCGACTCGGCGAAGTCGCCGAGGTGCGCGGTGACGTTCTTCAGGGACACCTCGTCGAGGCGGACCTTGGCGTACGACAGGTCGTCGTCGTTGAGGAGGACGACCGCCGGGCGGGCCTTGCCCACGAGCTGCGGTACGGCGGTCAGCTCGGCGGCCTCGATGTCGAGTTCGAGGCGCTCGGTGCGGACCAGCTTGCCGGTCTCGTTCAGCTCGTAGAAGCCGATCGCGATCCGGTGCGGGCGCAGCACGGCCTCGCCCTTGGCACCGGCGGGCAGCGCCGGGGCCTCCTGCTTGACGGCGAAGGAGGTGATCGAGCCGTTCTCGTCGGTCTCGATCTCCGGGCGGAGGATGTTGATGCCGGCCGTCTCCAGCCACGCCTTCGACCAGGTCTTCAGGTCACGGCCGGAGGTCTCCTCCAGGGCGCCGAGGAGGTCGGAGAGGCGGGTGTTGCCGAAGGCGTGGGCCTGGAAGTAGGCCTGGACGCCCTTGAAGAACTCGTCCTGGCCGACGTAGGCGACGAGCTGCTTCAGGACCGAGGCGCCCTTGGCGTACGTGATCCCGTCGAAGTTGACGAGCACGTCCTCCAGGTCGTTGATCTCGGCCATGATCGGGTGCGTGGACGGCAGCTGGTCCTGGCGGTAGGCCCAGGTCTTCTCCGCGTTGGCGAAGGTCGTCCAGGCGTTGGGCCAGCGGGTGCCCGCCACCGAGGCCTGGCAGGCGACGGAGGTGTAGGTGGCGAACGACTCGTTCAGCCAGAGGTCGTTCCACCACTCCATGGTGACGAGGTCGCCGAACCACATATGGGCGAGCTCGTGCAGGATCGTCTCGGCACGCCGCTCGTACGCCGCGTCCGTCACCTTCGAGCGGAAGACGTACTGGTCGCGGATGGTGACCGCGCCCGCGTTCTCCATCGCGCCCGCGTTGAACTCCGGCACGAAGAGCTGGTCGTACTTCGCGAACGGGTAGTCGTACGCGAACTTCTCCTGGAACCAGTCGAAGCCCTGCCGCGTGACGTCGAAGATGTGGTCCGCGTCGAGGAACTCGGCGAGCGACGGACGGCAGTAGATGCCGAGCGGGACGCTCTGCCCGTCCTTCTCGTACGAGGAGTGCACCGAGTGGTACGGGCCGACGATCAGCGCGGTGATGTACGTGGAGATCCGCGGCGTCGGCTCGAAGACCCAGATGTCGTCCTTGGGCTCCGGGGTCGGAGAGTTGGAGATGACCTTCCAGCCCGTCGGCGCCTTCACGGTGAACTGGAAGGTCGCCTTGAGATCCGGCTGCTCGAACGAGGCGAAGAGCCGGCGCGCGTCCGGCACCTCGAACTGCGTGTACAGATAGGCCTGGTCGTCGACCGGGTCGACGAAGCGGTGCAGACCCTCACCGGTGTTGGTGTACGCGCAGTCGGCGACGACCTTCAGCTCGTTGCGGCCCGCGACGAGATGGGCGAGGGCGATCCGCGAGTCGCGGAAGACGGCGGCGACGTCGAGCGAACGGCCGTTCAGCACGACCTCGTGGACGGCGGGCGCGACGAGGTCGATGAACGTCGAGGCACCGGCCTCTGCGGAATCGAAGCGGACGGTGGTGACGGACCGGTAGGTGCCGCCCTCCTGCGCACCGGAGAGGTCGAGTTCGACCTCGTACGCGTCCACGGTGAGCAGCGCTGCCCGCTGCTGAGCCTCTTCACGGGTCAGGTTTGTGCCAGGCACCCGGTCAACTCCTCGGTTTTGTGATGTTTGGCCCATCCTTCCACGGGGTGTGTCGGCAGCGCACGAGACATTTCCCAGGGCGAACACAGCGGCTGCGCGGGGCGAACGCGAGAGGGCGGCCACCCGTGTCCGGATGGCCGCCCTCGTACCGTTCCGGGCGTCAGGCGCCCTTGAGCTCGGCCGCGACCAGCTCCGCGATCTGCACGGCGTTCAGCGCCGCGCCCTTGCGCAGGTTGTCGTTGGAGAGGAAGAGCGCGAGACCGTTCTCCACGGTCTCGTCCACGCGGATGCGGCCCACGTACGAGGCGTCCTTGCCGGCCGCCTGGAGCGGGGTCGGGATCTCGGAGAGCTCGACGCCCTCGGCGTCCTTGAGCAGCTCGTAGGCGCGCTCGACGCTGATCGGGCGGTCGAAGCGGACGTTCACCTGGAGGGAGTGGCCGGAGAAGACCGGGACGCGCACGCAGGTGCCGGAGACCTTGAGGCCGGGGATCTCCAGGATCTTGCGGGACTCGTTGCGGAGCTTCTGCTCCTCGTCGGTCTCGAAGGAGCCGTCGTCGACGATCGAACCGGCCAGCGGGACCACGTTGAAGGCGATCGGGCGCTTGTAGACGGCGGGCTCGGGGAACTCGACGGCCTCGCCGTCGAACGCCAGCTGGTCGGCGGTCTCGGCCACGGCACACGCCTGGGTGCGCAGCTCGGCGACACCGGCCACGCCCGAGCCGGAGACGGCCTGGTAGGTGGTGGCGATCAGCGCGGTGAGGCCGGCCTCCTGGTGGAGCGGCTTGAGGACCGGCATCGCGGCCATCGTGGTGCAGTTCGGGTTGGCGATGATGCCCTTGGGGCGGTCCTTGATCGCGTGCGCGTTGACCTCGGAGACCACCAGCGGGACCTCGGGGTCGCCGCGCCACGCGGAGGAGTTGTCGATCACGACGGCGCCCTGGGAGGCGACCTTCTCGGCGAGGGCGCGGGAGGTGGCGCCGCCGGCCGAGAACAGGACGATGTCCAGGCCGGTGTAGTCGGCGGTGGAGGCGTCCTCGACCGTGACGCCGTCGACGACGGTGCCGGCGGAGCGGGCGGAGGCGAAGAGCCGCAGCTCGTCGAGGGGGAAGCTCCGCTCGGCCAGGATGCTGCGCATGACTGTGCCGACCTGACCGGTGGCTCCGACGATTCCGACCTTCACGGGGACTCCTCCGTACGTATGTGCAGGTTGCTGCCGGTCCATGATGCGTATGTCCCGGGTCGACTTGTCCAATCCATTGTCCAAGGGACGGGACGAACGAGGGTCAGGCGTCCTTCGTGCGGGCGTAGTGCCGGGAGGCCTTGGCGCGGTTGCCGCAGATCGCCATCGAGCACCAGCGGCGGGTGCCGTTCCGCGAGGTGTCGAAGAAGTGCAGGATGCACGCCTCGTGGGCGCAGGCCCGGATCCGGTCGGGGGCGCTGCGCAGCAGGTCGAGGTAGTCGCGGGCGGCGGTCCAGCCGGGGCCCCAGGCGGGGTCCGCGAACTCGGGCCGCTCGCCGGGGCCCTCGGTGGTGAGGGTGGCCCGGATGCGGCCGTGGCCGAGGACGGCGTCGACGCGGGCGGTGGCGGCCGGGTCGCCGGGGTGGTCGACGAGCGCGGCGAGGGCGTCCCGGGCGGTGAGGGTGTGGCGCAGGGTGGTGGCGTCGGCGGTGAACCGCTCGTCGAGCCCGTTCGCGGCGAGCCAGACGGCGAGCCCCTCGACCCCGCCGAGCAGGTCCTGGCGGACGCCCTCCTCGTTCCAGCGGGTGTTGAGCAGGTCGAGGGAGACGGGCTCGCCGGTGAGCGGCCGTGGATCGCTGGCGGTGGCGGTCATGTGGGGAGCCCTCCTCGGTGAACTAACCCCTCAAGAGTACGTGAGCGGTTGACGCACTTCGCTTCTAACCTCTAAAGTCGAATTAAGAGGTTAGCCCGGGAGGGCCGGCCACGCCATGGAGAGACAGGGAATCGTCATGACCGCGATCGGCACGCTCACCACCCACCACGTCGGCCTCAACGTCACCGACCTGGACCGCTCGCT is a window encoding:
- the malQ gene encoding 4-alpha-glucanotransferase translates to MTLARLAARHGVATAYSPSAGVTVPVPDATVVTVLGALGVDAATPEAVAAALDAAERADGERLLPPTLVQWRGAEPARPPADLAPGTRLRVTTEDGAVVTGQDWEHLPLGVHTVEAQAPDGRGATATLIVAPARVPAPERRAYGLLVQLYSLLSTRSWGMGDLGDLRELATWAGRTHGAGFVQVNPLHAGVPGAPSDPSPYRPSSRRFPDPVHLRIEEIPEYALIGPERREELDLILADAADLRERVLGKGAVIDRDAVWEIKRRALELVVGGVELGPGRRADFHDFLAARGRALEDHATYQALAERHGHRWRTWPEELRAPRTAEAVVRDDPALAARVDFHCRLAWLTDRQLADAAAAAREAGMEVGIVHDLAVGVHPEGSDAWAQQDAFAAGMSVGAPPDAFNSRGQDWGLPPWRPDALAAAGYAPYRGLLRELLRHAGALRIDHVMGLFRLWWVPEGREPTEGTYVRYDAEAMLAVLVLEAHRAGALVIGEDLGTVESGVREELAARGVFGTSVLWFERDWAHSGRPLAPAEWRAACVATATTHDLPPTAARLSGDHVTLRHRLGLLSGDLARERASDAAETAEWLGLFQRLGLLPEGAGGEEAEIRAVHRFLLDTPARMVGVWLPDAVGDRRPQNLPGTWDEYPNWRLPLADADGQPMTLERLAASPRAHALLRELHARTAVPETGTPLSEARATPSDARTAPSDARTAPPGARSD
- a CDS encoding MarR family transcriptional regulator, which encodes MDTKTPGTALGPGPGPAHDAVDAITDQWAVVRPDLDTVPMAVFGRIYRLANAMRGRVDKAYAPYGLTLGEFDVLATLRRSGEPYTLSPRELTATLMITTGGMTGRLDKLEKAGLVTRSPDPHDRRGLRVTLTEHGRELVDQSVAAGLAQQRAALEGALSEEEAAQLAGLLRKLLATTA
- a CDS encoding EamA family transporter; the encoded protein is MSRKAAVVALTALAPISWGSTYFVTTEFLPPDRPLFTGLMRALPAGLLLLALTRKLPQGAWWWKSAVLGALNIGAFFPLLFLAAYRLPGGVAAVVGSVGPLFVVGLAALFLGEKPTVRTLLTAIAAALGVSLVVLKAGAAFDTVGVLAGLLSSLSMSAGVVFTKRWGRPEGVGALALTGWQLTAGGLIILPIAFLIEGAPPALTGTNLAGYAYLAFGNTAISYFLWFRGIERLSASSATLLGPLSPITAAIIGWAALGQALGAVQLLGMAIAFGATLAGQLGPRTPKEAGPAAEAEVEPFSSAEGNGQEVSMDLEGSGVRR
- a CDS encoding DMT family transporter, encoding MSLITARHPTPVVTRKPAPARGAGFGVLLALLATVVWSGSFVATRDMADSVPPVQAVFWRWVIALVAVAPFAARPFWQQRKAIRRHLGFVALASLFGVALYNTLVHQAGLTTSATNMGMIMAASPVIMAVWSRLGGERLGARRVLGMLAAGIGVLLLVGKGSLAVDFTAGDLWMFAAALSFASYSALLKRKPAEIGGLAFLFVTFLLGALMLAPLYAVSLAVQGGFTVGVATVGPLLYVGVASSAVAFFAWNKAISLIGAARAGVVYYLQPVCVALLSYALLGERLGALGVACMVLILGGVALSSATGARRAG
- a CDS encoding LysR family transcriptional regulator, which translates into the protein MTEWDIKKLQILRTLRDRGTVTATAEALLMTPSAVSQQLTNLAKQLGVPVLEAQGRRVRLTDAAHLVLRHAEVVFAQLERADAELDGYLRGEAGEVRVAAFSTAVPALVVPAVRQLRSAHPGLDVRIREAEAAEAYELLSAGEVDLALSLAAHAPSARDPKFSRVPLLADPLDVALPAGHPHADAPGLRLADLAAEPWIFGGSGPWSEITTAACEAAGFVPEQAHSASGWTAILAMVEAGMGVALVPRMASAERRGGSGIVMRVLAADQPRRHVVAAVRRGAEEGPAVARVLAALRQAATQRETVQQN